The following are encoded together in the Thalassomonas haliotis genome:
- a CDS encoding thiamine pyrophosphate-binding protein: MTSFSTQDPEYKADIEDYADLILEYLHQLGVEYVFGVPGGAIEPLYNALARSARRGGPKAIIARHECGAAFMAEGYYRETGKLGVVCSTTGPGATNLITGVASASVDKSPMLVLTAQTALPKFGKRPLQDSSETAIDTVGIFRNCTKFNALISHPEQLESKLISALMESVQSPKGPVHLSIPSDILRGPYGHKDPNVQVNYLMQRASLVDKNAVDRLVDEICEADNIVLFIGHDCRRAYKQIEKLAEAINAPFVSGPMGKSWVNERHPLYRGVYGYAGHESAHELFKDPNIELVLAIGTSITEMGIGSLGKELLNNKLIHVDSTVESFSRSPMAKLHVCGHLNTVFNRVLNKVCEYGWNRTWQGLKLDKQQNVLGGYTKLIEPEKCFSDAVPIKPQRLMAYLSEALSPSTRVFIDTGNIWAWATHYLSHTAKEGLYRVSMGFGSMAWAIGAVIGSALASRDEPHVCLSGDGAWLMSSHEIGVAVQHQLPILFVVLNDSAFGMIRFGQQLSKAESIGWQLNEVDFAALAKAQGANGYVIEEPKQLMDLDLEAIFSAKVPTLLDVRIDPDEMPPMMARVNSLKEESNSAIGYT; the protein is encoded by the coding sequence GGTGTTGAATATGTTTTCGGTGTGCCCGGGGGCGCGATAGAGCCGCTATATAATGCCCTTGCCCGCTCGGCGCGCAGGGGCGGTCCCAAAGCCATTATTGCCCGCCATGAATGCGGCGCCGCTTTTATGGCCGAAGGTTATTACCGGGAAACCGGCAAATTGGGGGTGGTTTGTTCGACCACAGGCCCCGGCGCCACCAACCTGATCACTGGGGTGGCTTCCGCTTCGGTAGACAAGTCTCCTATGCTGGTGTTAACGGCGCAAACCGCCTTGCCAAAATTTGGTAAAAGGCCGCTGCAAGACTCCAGTGAAACCGCCATAGATACGGTGGGGATTTTCAGAAACTGTACTAAATTTAATGCCTTGATTTCCCATCCCGAGCAGCTGGAAAGCAAACTGATTTCCGCCTTGATGGAGTCGGTGCAATCCCCTAAAGGCCCGGTTCACCTTAGTATTCCCTCAGATATTTTACGCGGCCCCTATGGCCATAAAGATCCCAATGTCCAGGTGAATTATCTGATGCAAAGGGCGTCGCTGGTGGATAAAAATGCCGTGGACAGGCTGGTTGACGAGATATGTGAAGCCGATAATATTGTGTTATTTATCGGTCATGACTGTCGGCGGGCTTATAAGCAAATAGAGAAACTGGCGGAAGCCATTAATGCCCCCTTTGTTTCCGGTCCCATGGGAAAAAGCTGGGTTAATGAGCGCCATCCTTTATATCGCGGGGTATATGGTTATGCCGGGCACGAATCGGCCCATGAGTTATTCAAAGATCCCAATATTGAACTGGTACTGGCTATAGGTACTTCTATTACCGAAATGGGTATTGGCAGCTTAGGGAAAGAATTACTCAATAACAAGCTGATCCATGTCGACTCTACGGTAGAAAGTTTTAGCCGTTCGCCGATGGCAAAATTGCATGTCTGCGGGCATTTAAATACGGTTTTTAACCGGGTATTAAATAAAGTGTGCGAATACGGCTGGAACAGAACCTGGCAGGGGCTGAAATTAGATAAACAGCAAAATGTACTCGGCGGCTATACCAAATTAATCGAACCTGAAAAATGTTTCTCCGATGCGGTGCCGATTAAACCGCAAAGGCTGATGGCTTATTTATCGGAAGCGCTGTCGCCAAGCACCCGGGTATTTATCGATACCGGCAATATCTGGGCCTGGGCCACCCATTATCTTAGCCATACCGCAAAGGAGGGCTTGTACCGGGTGTCTATGGGCTTTGGCAGCATGGCCTGGGCGATAGGGGCAGTGATAGGCTCGGCCTTGGCTTCTCGCGATGAGCCGCATGTGTGTTTGTCCGGTGATGGTGCCTGGCTGATGAGTTCGCATGAAATTGGCGTCGCGGTGCAACACCAATTACCGATATTATTTGTTGTCCTTAACGACTCGGCTTTTGGTATGATACGCTTTGGCCAGCAGCTCAGCAAGGCGGAGTCTATTGGCTGGCAACTCAATGAAGTTGATTTTGCCGCCCTGGCAAAGGCGCAGGGGGCGAACGGCTATGTTATTGAAGAACCCAAGCAGTTAATGGATTTAGATCTGGAGGCGATTTTTTCGGCTAAGGTACCGACCTTGCTCGATGTCCGCATAGACCCCGATGAAATGCCGCCGATGATGGCCAGGGTAAATAGTTTAAAAGAAGAATCAAATAGCGCGATAGGTTATACGTAA
- a CDS encoding TonB-dependent receptor plug domain-containing protein, translating to MIRKTVSLVVLCALAVPVSAELYTADEFSADDEFFDDFYGSEEMVEIATGIKTQIYKAPAIASVYTAEQIKNMGATDIDDVLETVPGLHVTRLANSYLPIYTFRGVHSIYNPQVLMLINGVPITNTFLGNRNQNWLGMPVEAIARIEVIRGPGSAVYGADAFSGVINIVIKNADDIKQNEIAARAGKQSTQDYWLAFADKLESLEYSLTLEYHKTDGSDKTIASDTQTRIDNATGTNASHAPGQLSLGTENLDFRGEIKYQDWIVRGGLQRRTNGGIGAGLAEALDPEANKASERWNLDVNYKKALTENFTLDVQGSYFTTSQDIKNNYTIYPAGAVIGGTLYPDGFIGNPEVFERHTRLNLAGLYTGIENHTLRFGLGYHLGDLYKVKESKNFSRGPDGNLLPPGSSVVDVSDTDFVFLKETDRENHYAFIQDIWNFANDWELTAGVRFDDYSDFGNTTNPRLALVWSTSLNLSTKLLYGKAFRAPSFAETGNINNPVTLGNPDLQPEEMETVELAFDYHPQSGFGTIWSFYRYKWSDIIQFVPDVGANSKTAQNYGEQEGYGAEIEVNWQINKQLKLASNFVWSKATNDLTDDDVAFVPQSQFYLQLDWKISDELRAHMRNNWVRDRKRDQQDMRSSLDDYVLTDMTLRWQPSDKDLEFALIVKNVFDQDAREPSLNNGETVNLPDDLPLSGRTWLGEMRVYF from the coding sequence ATGATAAGAAAAACAGTCTCTCTTGTTGTATTATGCGCGTTAGCAGTTCCTGTTTCTGCCGAATTGTATACCGCCGACGAATTCTCTGCCGACGATGAGTTCTTCGATGACTTCTACGGCAGTGAAGAAATGGTGGAAATTGCCACGGGGATCAAGACTCAAATTTATAAAGCGCCGGCCATTGCCAGTGTTTATACCGCAGAGCAGATCAAAAATATGGGGGCGACCGATATTGACGATGTGCTGGAAACCGTGCCCGGTTTGCATGTGACCCGTTTAGCCAACAGTTATCTGCCTATTTATACCTTCCGGGGTGTTCACAGTATTTATAATCCTCAGGTACTCATGCTGATTAATGGCGTGCCTATCACCAATACTTTTTTGGGTAACCGTAACCAGAACTGGCTGGGCATGCCGGTTGAAGCCATTGCCAGAATCGAAGTGATCCGCGGACCTGGCTCGGCGGTTTATGGGGCGGATGCGTTTTCCGGTGTTATTAATATCGTGATTAAAAATGCCGATGATATCAAGCAAAATGAAATTGCTGCCCGGGCCGGTAAACAGTCGACCCAGGATTACTGGCTGGCGTTTGCGGATAAATTGGAGTCTCTGGAATATTCCTTAACCCTGGAATACCATAAAACCGACGGTTCGGATAAAACCATTGCCTCAGATACCCAAACCCGGATTGATAATGCCACCGGTACCAATGCTTCCCATGCGCCGGGTCAGTTGAGCTTAGGCACGGAAAATCTGGACTTTCGCGGCGAGATAAAATATCAGGATTGGATTGTACGTGGTGGTTTGCAAAGAAGAACCAATGGCGGTATCGGCGCAGGTCTGGCTGAAGCATTAGATCCCGAGGCAAATAAGGCCAGTGAGCGCTGGAATTTAGATGTTAATTACAAGAAGGCATTAACAGAGAATTTTACCCTGGATGTACAAGGCAGTTATTTTACTACCTCGCAAGATATCAAAAATAACTATACCATTTATCCTGCCGGTGCGGTTATCGGCGGCACTCTGTATCCCGATGGTTTTATCGGTAATCCGGAAGTTTTTGAACGTCATACCCGATTGAACCTGGCGGGTTTATATACAGGTATAGAAAATCATACCTTGCGTTTTGGCCTGGGTTACCATTTGGGCGATTTATACAAGGTTAAAGAGTCGAAAAACTTCTCCAGAGGTCCCGATGGCAACCTCCTGCCGCCGGGTAGTTCTGTGGTTGATGTTTCCGATACCGATTTTGTCTTTCTAAAGGAAACCGACCGGGAAAATCATTATGCCTTTATCCAGGATATCTGGAACTTTGCCAATGACTGGGAGTTAACGGCAGGGGTACGCTTTGATGATTATTCTGACTTTGGTAACACCACTAATCCCAGGTTAGCCCTGGTGTGGTCTACCAGCTTGAACTTGTCTACTAAGTTGTTGTACGGAAAAGCATTTAGGGCGCCTTCTTTTGCCGAAACAGGTAATATCAACAACCCGGTGACCCTGGGAAATCCAGACTTGCAGCCGGAAGAAATGGAAACAGTGGAACTGGCGTTTGATTACCATCCTCAGTCAGGATTTGGTACGATTTGGAGTTTTTATCGCTATAAATGGAGCGATATTATTCAGTTTGTGCCGGATGTTGGCGCAAATTCAAAAACCGCCCAAAACTATGGCGAACAGGAAGGGTACGGTGCGGAAATTGAAGTTAACTGGCAAATCAATAAACAGTTGAAACTGGCCAGTAATTTTGTCTGGTCCAAAGCGACTAATGATTTAACCGACGATGATGTCGCCTTTGTGCCGCAAAGTCAGTTTTATCTCCAGCTTGACTGGAAAATCTCTGATGAGTTAAGGGCTCATATGCGCAATAACTGGGTCAGGGACCGCAAAAGGGATCAACAGGACATGCGCAGTAGTCTCGATGATTATGTGTTAACCGATATGACCTTGCGCTGGCAGCCAAGTGATAAAGATCTGGAGTTTGCCTTGATCGTGAAGAATGTTTTTGATCAGGATGCCCGGGAGCCATCATTAAATAATGGTGAAACGGTGAATCTTCCAGATGATTTACCTTTATCGGGACGTACCTGGTTGGGTGAAATGAGGGTTTATTTCTAA
- a CDS encoding sensor histidine kinase: MSQTKSIANKSIKSLVISFLVLSIALMTIAMGIVTAIGVNQQSRDLMLNNAFQITEGLAKQAVFSILSGSNQNAHDAMKQVQGFQSVLASSLLLEDQSVFLTMGSYPDHFNVTLDTVDQTSVIVETNDYWLIRTPVEVIAELGSDEENEFELEAISLEEQIIGYAEVIYSKENLSQAQNRVAMLITIVGSISVVLLGLILHTGLQRLFKPLGQLAQTMQQAKKTGEHLLAQVHGAKEIRNMASSYNSMMKVLDSQEDDLKEHRDQLEKEVEVRTRELVQARDSALTASRHKSEFMANMSHELRTPIQSIIGYGELVTEELELEGNFDLIDDMDKIAKNSQRLLLMINSLLDLAKIEAGRVEVNNIEVTVDELKANLTDTIVPLAQKNNNEFTIKQLSNIKLLYLDKEKLEQTLLNLLSNACKFTENGQVTLTIYNDNQQVYFDIVDTGIGLTKEQQKYIFDEFRQVDASQSRKFSGTGLGLAISKRFIEMMQGRITVVSELEQGARFTVALPLQRLLSHD, from the coding sequence ATGAGTCAAACAAAGTCTATTGCCAACAAAAGTATTAAGAGCCTGGTTATCAGCTTTTTGGTGCTCAGTATTGCCCTAATGACCATAGCTATGGGTATCGTTACGGCAATCGGTGTTAACCAGCAATCCAGGGATCTGATGTTAAATAACGCTTTCCAGATCACCGAAGGACTGGCAAAACAAGCGGTGTTTTCGATTCTTTCCGGTTCAAACCAAAATGCCCATGATGCCATGAAGCAGGTTCAGGGCTTTCAATCGGTACTGGCGTCGAGTTTATTACTGGAAGATCAAAGTGTGTTTTTAACCATGGGCAGTTACCCGGATCATTTCAATGTGACCTTAGATACCGTTGATCAAACCTCTGTTATTGTCGAAACCAACGATTACTGGCTGATCCGCACCCCGGTAGAAGTGATCGCCGAGCTGGGATCCGATGAAGAAAATGAATTCGAGCTCGAAGCCATCTCCCTTGAAGAGCAGATAATAGGTTATGCCGAGGTCATCTACAGCAAAGAAAACCTGAGCCAGGCACAAAACCGGGTCGCGATGCTGATCACTATTGTCGGCAGCATTTCTGTAGTCTTGCTCGGCCTGATCCTGCATACCGGTTTGCAAAGATTATTCAAACCCCTGGGTCAACTGGCGCAAACCATGCAGCAAGCGAAAAAAACCGGTGAGCATCTGCTGGCACAAGTGCACGGCGCCAAGGAAATCCGCAATATGGCCAGCTCATATAACAGCATGATGAAGGTGCTCGACAGCCAGGAAGATGATCTAAAAGAGCACAGGGACCAGCTGGAAAAGGAAGTGGAAGTACGCACCCGCGAGCTGGTACAGGCACGTGACTCCGCCTTAACCGCCAGCCGCCACAAATCCGAATTTATGGCCAATATGAGCCATGAGCTGCGCACTCCCATTCAATCGATTATCGGCTATGGCGAACTGGTCACGGAAGAGTTGGAACTTGAAGGCAACTTTGACTTAATTGACGATATGGACAAGATAGCCAAAAATTCACAACGCTTATTGCTGATGATCAACAGCCTGCTTGATCTGGCAAAAATTGAAGCCGGCCGGGTAGAAGTCAACAATATCGAAGTCACTGTGGATGAATTAAAAGCCAACCTCACCGATACCATAGTGCCGCTGGCACAAAAGAATAATAATGAATTTACCATCAAGCAACTCAGCAATATCAAGCTGTTATACCTTGATAAAGAAAAGCTCGAACAAACACTGCTGAACTTGCTCAGCAATGCCTGTAAATTTACCGAAAACGGCCAGGTGACCCTGACCATTTACAATGACAACCAACAAGTCTATTTCGATATTGTTGATACCGGCATAGGCTTAACCAAAGAGCAGCAAAAATATATTTTTGACGAATTCCGCCAGGTAGATGCCAGTCAGTCACGAAAATTCAGCGGGACAGGTTTAGGCCTGGCAATTTCCAAACGCTTTATCGAAATGATGCAGGGACGGATCACTGTGGTCAGCGAGCTTGAACAAGGAGCCAGATTTACCGTGGCGCTGCCGCTACAGCGCCTGTTATCTCACGATTAA
- a CDS encoding ABC transporter substrate-binding protein, translated as MKWIHRAKFLTLLLLVCCFSSQAESLTVVYPEVKAPYDKIFQQITRGIAEEADEEILEIKLSNQFDPDDAAKKITTDKVIALGKRGLQVARKIYKDKPVVVGALPIRPNGISGVSLTADPDELFDYLHELAPKITKVTVLYTPASAWVIDDAKEKAKAKGLSLNGIKVENIREAVKAYDRIFAREDLSQTAIWLPLDPITANDKIIVPVILEKAWSNKMVVFSSKPNHAKRGALFSAIPNNELLGRQLVRLVEKISAQPLPSIVKPLKTVKLAVNLRTAAHLGYEYGSGKRSGFALTFPK; from the coding sequence GTGAAGTGGATTCATCGCGCTAAATTTTTAACCTTGCTTTTGCTCGTCTGTTGCTTTTCCAGCCAGGCAGAGTCTCTCACTGTGGTTTACCCCGAAGTCAAAGCGCCTTACGACAAAATATTCCAACAAATCACCCGGGGCATAGCCGAAGAGGCTGACGAAGAAATCCTGGAAATTAAGCTGTCGAATCAATTCGACCCCGATGATGCGGCAAAAAAAATCACTACGGATAAAGTCATCGCTTTAGGCAAACGCGGCTTACAGGTTGCCAGAAAAATTTATAAGGACAAACCTGTTGTTGTCGGGGCCCTGCCGATCAGACCCAATGGCATCTCAGGGGTGAGTTTAACCGCAGATCCCGATGAGTTGTTTGATTATTTACATGAGCTTGCCCCAAAAATCACCAAAGTCACCGTTTTATATACCCCGGCTTCCGCCTGGGTTATAGATGATGCCAAGGAAAAGGCGAAAGCCAAAGGGCTGAGTTTAAACGGCATCAAGGTTGAAAATATCCGGGAAGCGGTAAAAGCCTACGACAGAATTTTTGCCCGCGAAGATTTAAGTCAAACCGCCATCTGGCTACCGCTGGATCCCATTACCGCCAACGATAAAATTATCGTACCTGTGATCCTGGAAAAAGCCTGGAGCAATAAAATGGTTGTTTTCTCCAGCAAACCCAACCACGCCAAACGTGGTGCGTTATTTTCCGCCATTCCCAACAATGAATTACTCGGGCGCCAGTTAGTGCGTCTGGTAGAGAAAATCAGCGCACAACCGCTGCCGTCGATAGTCAAGCCCCTTAAAACGGTTAAGCTGGCTGTAAACTTAAGAACCGCGGCGCATTTGGGTTATGAATATGGCTCAGGAAAACGTTCCGGATTCGCGTTAACTTTCCCCAAATAA
- a CDS encoding serine/threonine-protein kinase, whose translation MEKNNPSAPVGDDKTLVAGLTSNKTQAHINLVGKCFNNRYLIESQIGNGGMSDIYRAKDLHLEAEGIDEPYVAIKVLQQEFSQRSEAKQLLIKEARKTQQLSHPNIIRVYDVDADGDYHFMVMEWLDGEPLDQVIKRSKPLGLPFKGVLKLLQQIAAALIHAHKVGIVHTDLKPSNIILTRGGDIKVFDFGVARAMQLNVDQYAMPDKQHTTPHSGYTPAYASLEQLEGKPPCVADDIYAFSCIIYELLTGKHPYQRVAANKVDLKKIPLVKPKHINFYYWLTLKKGLALNKAERSADVSEMLKVFSRCLWPKILAAAAGIVLFVGVVQVYQTQEQTIKNLSRGLAENTSKQAQLSTFEQLTTLELLSRLDNIPREHALIKQGLLRSHQQKIIDIVEQKIEQVPKDAHGVYKNYDDIEVILADALLIFPDSMRLIQMLDGQRTSRLSIVDALAERLNLLLVQGRYQESGDNHIPRLVEDLNFLDTGFEFQPEEQAFTLYQENFDRALLHHDVNEITVLIGVGELVFIHVPEAEPLLALGKSMKASVAKLAAYNEKIVKGQLADYPYQAAEVFYQKTFEQFSAELQGIEDHTQLTQIDENVAELAKLLPGNFQPLVTIEKRIAGLYLRHANLLMDKKHYKAAQKLVKRGNELYDQINQISVL comes from the coding sequence ATGGAAAAGAATAACCCGAGTGCCCCTGTTGGCGATGATAAAACACTGGTTGCCGGGCTTACCTCGAATAAAACGCAGGCGCACATTAATCTGGTGGGCAAGTGTTTTAACAACCGCTACCTGATCGAGTCGCAAATCGGCAATGGCGGCATGAGCGATATTTATCGCGCCAAAGATTTGCACCTTGAAGCCGAAGGCATAGATGAACCTTATGTTGCGATTAAAGTGTTGCAACAGGAGTTTAGCCAGCGCAGTGAAGCCAAGCAGCTGCTGATCAAAGAAGCGAGAAAAACCCAGCAACTTTCCCATCCCAATATCATCCGGGTATATGATGTCGATGCCGACGGCGACTATCACTTTATGGTAATGGAATGGTTGGACGGCGAGCCGCTGGATCAGGTCATTAAACGTTCTAAACCTTTAGGATTGCCTTTTAAAGGCGTACTGAAATTATTGCAGCAGATCGCGGCGGCGCTAATTCATGCCCATAAAGTCGGCATAGTGCATACCGATTTAAAACCGTCCAATATTATCCTGACCCGGGGGGGAGACATTAAAGTGTTCGACTTTGGTGTTGCCCGGGCAATGCAGTTAAATGTTGATCAATATGCCATGCCGGATAAGCAGCATACCACGCCTCATAGCGGTTATACCCCGGCTTATGCCAGCCTGGAACAACTGGAAGGCAAACCCCCGTGTGTCGCCGATGATATCTATGCCTTTTCCTGTATCATTTATGAGCTGTTAACGGGCAAACATCCCTATCAAAGGGTTGCCGCCAATAAGGTGGATCTTAAAAAAATCCCCTTGGTTAAACCCAAGCACATTAATTTTTATTACTGGCTGACCCTGAAAAAAGGACTGGCCTTGAATAAAGCCGAGCGCTCAGCTGATGTCAGCGAGATGCTTAAGGTTTTTTCCCGTTGTCTGTGGCCGAAAATTTTAGCCGCGGCTGCCGGCATTGTGCTTTTTGTCGGTGTGGTCCAGGTCTATCAAACACAAGAGCAAACCATAAAAAACCTTAGCCGGGGGCTGGCGGAAAATACCAGTAAGCAGGCACAGCTGTCGACATTCGAGCAATTGACCACGCTGGAGTTATTGTCGCGCCTGGACAATATTCCCCGCGAACATGCCCTTATCAAGCAAGGGTTATTAAGGTCACATCAGCAAAAAATTATCGATATTGTCGAACAGAAGATAGAGCAAGTCCCCAAAGATGCCCATGGCGTCTATAAAAATTACGATGATATTGAAGTTATTCTTGCCGATGCTTTGTTGATCTTCCCCGACTCGATGCGCTTAATCCAAATGCTGGACGGGCAAAGAACCAGCCGTTTATCCATAGTAGATGCTCTGGCGGAAAGGTTAAATTTATTACTGGTGCAGGGGCGTTATCAGGAAAGCGGCGATAATCATATTCCCCGCCTGGTGGAAGATCTGAATTTCCTCGATACCGGCTTTGAATTCCAGCCGGAAGAGCAGGCCTTTACTTTATATCAGGAAAACTTTGATCGGGCGCTACTGCATCATGATGTTAATGAGATCACGGTATTGATCGGCGTTGGCGAGCTGGTTTTTATCCATGTGCCCGAGGCCGAACCTTTGCTGGCACTTGGTAAAAGCATGAAGGCTTCGGTAGCCAAGTTAGCCGCGTATAATGAAAAAATCGTTAAGGGCCAGCTCGCGGACTATCCCTATCAGGCGGCCGAGGTTTTTTATCAAAAGACCTTTGAGCAGTTTAGTGCTGAGTTACAAGGGATAGAAGATCATACCCAGTTGACGCAAATAGATGAAAACGTTGCTGAGCTGGCCAAGCTTTTGCCGGGAAATTTTCAACCCTTAGTCACCATTGAGAAGCGCATCGCCGGTTTATATCTGCGCCATGCGAATTTATTAATGGATAAAAAACATTATAAGGCCGCGCAAAAACTGGTGAAAAGAGGCAATGAACTTTACGACCAGATCAATCAGATTTCGGTGTTATAA
- the tagH gene encoding type VI secretion system-associated FHA domain protein TagH, which yields MELEFEIVSYHRLSPEQVSKKRVCDGMTFGRSEKSDWHLPDPEKVVSGTHARIERQGQEYMIYDLSTNGLYINRAVEALGKDKSYQLCDGDLLAFGDYEISVSLLNPLPEASREKGAASGTTAPAQSQAATPLSSVAPPVGSGIAVGSVLADTLAAGEPQVAQSQVSLPEVQTDLNDHFSLPQAAIPKEWELELLGKTAPAEPKASADGGHFSQAGQPAEAVDTIMENDTGQVTARTETANAVKGNNKKHLGATSPPGLQAFVKGLGISPQVLPKELSDELLYQMGQAMQLLLSGLMDSLRSRASLKHEFRVNQTTFQQQENNPLKFSASIDDVFENLFLRSSKSFLSSKRAISDAFDDIRKHDIALTAGTVGAIEGVLSQLDPEVIASRDFRPSPLDKIVPGQKQLRYWKIYQSLHQDLVQEQAGRGGVLSDDFIRAYDKKIKSL from the coding sequence ATGGAATTAGAATTTGAAATTGTCAGCTATCACCGCCTCTCTCCCGAGCAAGTTTCAAAAAAACGTGTTTGTGATGGCATGACCTTTGGGCGCTCTGAAAAAAGTGACTGGCATTTGCCGGATCCTGAAAAAGTCGTATCCGGCACCCATGCCCGGATTGAAAGGCAGGGGCAGGAGTATATGATTTATGATCTTTCCACCAACGGCCTTTACATTAACCGCGCTGTCGAAGCCCTGGGTAAAGATAAAAGCTATCAGCTTTGTGACGGGGATCTACTGGCCTTTGGTGATTATGAGATCAGTGTCAGTTTGTTGAACCCGCTCCCTGAAGCTTCGCGTGAAAAGGGGGCAGCATCAGGGACAACTGCGCCGGCACAGTCACAGGCCGCAACCCCGCTATCCTCGGTTGCTCCTCCTGTGGGCAGTGGTATTGCCGTCGGCAGTGTTTTGGCGGATACTTTGGCCGCTGGTGAGCCTCAGGTGGCGCAAAGCCAGGTTTCTTTGCCTGAGGTACAGACAGATCTCAATGATCATTTTTCTTTGCCCCAGGCTGCTATTCCCAAAGAGTGGGAGCTTGAACTGCTTGGTAAAACAGCACCGGCAGAGCCGAAAGCGTCAGCTGACGGCGGACATTTTTCTCAAGCCGGACAGCCTGCTGAGGCGGTGGACACAATCATGGAAAATGACACCGGGCAAGTCACGGCCAGAACGGAAACGGCCAACGCCGTTAAAGGGAACAATAAAAAACATCTCGGCGCTACTTCGCCCCCAGGACTGCAAGCTTTTGTTAAAGGCTTGGGGATTTCACCGCAAGTGCTGCCAAAGGAGCTAAGTGATGAGCTGCTCTATCAAATGGGGCAGGCGATGCAGCTTTTGCTTTCGGGGTTAATGGACTCCTTGCGCAGCCGGGCTTCCCTTAAGCACGAATTTCGCGTCAACCAGACCACTTTCCAGCAACAGGAAAATAATCCGCTGAAATTTTCCGCTTCTATCGATGACGTCTTTGAAAATCTTTTTCTGCGCAGCAGTAAAAGTTTTCTCTCTTCCAAGCGGGCGATAAGCGATGCTTTTGATGATATTAGAAAACATGACATTGCCCTGACGGCGGGCACAGTCGGGGCGATAGAAGGGGTGTTAAGCCAGCTGGATCCTGAGGTGATTGCCAGCCGGGACTTCAGGCCCTCGCCGCTGGATAAAATAGTACCGGGACAAAAGCAGTTACGTTACTGGAAAATCTATCAAAGCCTGCATCAGGATCTGGTACAGGAGCAGGCCGGGCGGGGGGGAGTTTTATCGGATGACTTTATCCGGGCGTACGATAAAAAAATTAAATCTTTATAA
- the tssJ gene encoding type VI secretion system lipoprotein TssJ, translated as MNMLKKTLLSLWVAGSVFLVAGCSTINAIVPPSTDITFHTAGDVNPDLSGRPSPVVVKVFELSSRTIFDTQDFFTLYESPEHVLGPDLIKKDELELQPDGNIEYKMELNKNARYVGVVVAYRDIDSARWRAVVEVEPTGYDNVVMNIEKLAVYAIKK; from the coding sequence ATGAACATGTTAAAAAAAACGTTATTGAGTCTATGGGTCGCCGGCAGTGTTTTCCTGGTTGCAGGATGCTCTACCATAAATGCCATCGTCCCCCCTTCTACCGATATTACCTTCCATACCGCAGGGGATGTTAATCCGGATCTGAGCGGCCGCCCTTCGCCTGTAGTGGTCAAGGTGTTTGAATTATCGTCGAGAACCATTTTTGATACCCAGGATTTCTTTACCTTGTATGAATCGCCTGAGCATGTGCTTGGCCCCGACTTGATCAAAAAAGACGAATTGGAATTACAGCCGGACGGCAACATAGAGTACAAAATGGAGCTGAATAAAAATGCCCGTTACGTCGGGGTCGTGGTGGCGTATCGTGATATTGACAGCGCCAGGTGGCGCGCCGTGGTAGAAGTTGAACCTACCGGTTATGACAATGTGGTGATGAATATTGAAAAACTGGCGGTGTATGCCATCAAAAAATAA